A section of the Drosophila sechellia strain sech25 chromosome 3L, ASM438219v1, whole genome shotgun sequence genome encodes:
- the LOC6604781 gene encoding hepatic leukemia factor isoform X12, with amino-acid sequence MSEPKENIMDLSLRGKSTSNSKEIICPDDKYKEEGDIWNVEAQTAFLGPNLWDKTLPYDADLKVTQYADLDEFLSENNIPDGLPGTHLGHSSGLGHRSDSLGHAAGLSLGLGHITTKRERSPSPSDCISPDTLNPPSPAESTFSFASSGRDFDPRTRAFSDEELKPQPMIKKSRKQFVPDELKDDKYWARRRKNNIAAKRSRDARRQKENQIAMRARYLEKENATLHQEVEQLKQENMDLRARLSKFQDV; translated from the exons GCAAATCCACATCGAATAGCAAAGAAATCATCTGCCCAGATGACAAGTACAAGGAGGAGGGCGACATCTGGAATGTTGAGGCGCAAACAGCGTTTCTCGGCCCAAATCTGTGGGACAAGACCCTGCCCTATGATGCCGACCTCAAGGTAACACAA TATGCCGACCTAGACGAGTTCCTGTCGGAGAACAACATACCTGATGGCCTGCCCGGCACGCATCTGGGCCACTCCAGTGGTCTGGGCCACCGGTCCGATTCCCTGGGCCACGCAGCGGGTCTGTCTCTTGGTCTTGGCCACATAACCACAAAGCGAGAGCGGTCGCCCTCGCCATCCGACTGCATCAGTCCGGACACGCTAAATCCGCCATCGCCGGCCGAGTCAA CATTTTCGTTCGCCTCCTCGGGCCGTGACTTTGATCCGCGAACCAGAGCCTTCTCCGACGAGGAGCTCAAGCCGCAGCCGATGATCAAAAAGTCACGCAAGCAATTCGTTCCAGATGAGCTCAAGGACGACAAGTACTGGGCACGTCGCCGGAAGAACAACATTGCCGCCAAGCGCTCCCGCGATGCCCGGCGCCAGAAGGAGAACCAGATTGCGATGCGGGCACGCTACTTGGAGAAGGAA AATGCAACATtacatcaggaggtggagcagTTGAAACAGGAGAACATGGACTTGCGTGCACGTCTATCGAAATTCCAAGATGTGTAA
- the LOC6604781 gene encoding hepatic leukemia factor isoform X11: MSEPKENIMDLSLRGRKSPFLGFICKSNGKSTSNSKEIICPDDKYKEEGDIWNVEAQTAFLGPNLWDKTLPYDADLKVTQYADLDEFLSENNIPDGLPGTHLGHSSGLGHRSDSLGHAAGLSLGLGHITTKRERSPSPSDCISPDTLNPPSPAESTFSFASSGRDFDPRTRAFSDEELKPQPMIKKSRKQFVPDELKDDKYWARRRKNNIAAKRSRDARRQKENQIAMRARYLEKENATLHQEVEQLKQENMDLRARLSKFQDV; this comes from the exons GCAGGAAATCTCCATTTTTGGGTTTCATTTGCAAATCAAACG GCAAATCCACATCGAATAGCAAAGAAATCATCTGCCCAGATGACAAGTACAAGGAGGAGGGCGACATCTGGAATGTTGAGGCGCAAACAGCGTTTCTCGGCCCAAATCTGTGGGACAAGACCCTGCCCTATGATGCCGACCTCAAGGTAACACAA TATGCCGACCTAGACGAGTTCCTGTCGGAGAACAACATACCTGATGGCCTGCCCGGCACGCATCTGGGCCACTCCAGTGGTCTGGGCCACCGGTCCGATTCCCTGGGCCACGCAGCGGGTCTGTCTCTTGGTCTTGGCCACATAACCACAAAGCGAGAGCGGTCGCCCTCGCCATCCGACTGCATCAGTCCGGACACGCTAAATCCGCCATCGCCGGCCGAGTCAA CATTTTCGTTCGCCTCCTCGGGCCGTGACTTTGATCCGCGAACCAGAGCCTTCTCCGACGAGGAGCTCAAGCCGCAGCCGATGATCAAAAAGTCACGCAAGCAATTCGTTCCAGATGAGCTCAAGGACGACAAGTACTGGGCACGTCGCCGGAAGAACAACATTGCCGCCAAGCGCTCCCGCGATGCCCGGCGCCAGAAGGAGAACCAGATTGCGATGCGGGCACGCTACTTGGAGAAGGAA AATGCAACATtacatcaggaggtggagcagTTGAAACAGGAGAACATGGACTTGCGTGCACGTCTATCGAAATTCCAAGATGTGTAA